A single Mus caroli chromosome 15, CAROLI_EIJ_v1.1, whole genome shotgun sequence DNA region contains:
- the LOC110310258 gene encoding cytochrome P450 11B1, mitochondrial-like isoform X1 produces the protein MTMALRVRAEVWLARPWQCLHRTRALGTTATLAPKTLQPFEAIPQYSRNKWLKMIQILREQGQENLHLEMHQVFXELGPIFRYNIGKTQIVFLALPEDVEKLYQVENTHPCRKLLESWIVHRELRGLERGVFLLNGPEWYFNRLQLNPNVLSPKAVQKFVPLVDGIARDFLDNLKKKMLESVHGSFSMDFQSSVFNYTIEASHFVLFGERLGLIGRDLNPDSLKFLHNLHSMFKTTTQLLFLPRSLTQWTSTRAWKENLKSWDFISEYVTKCIKTVYRELAEGRLQSWSVIAELVAESTLSMDAIQANSMELIAGSTDTTAIPLVMTLFELARNPDVQQALRQESLAAEASIAENPQKAMSDLPLLRAALKETLRLYPVGTFLERILSSDLVLQNYHVPAGTFLNVNLYSMGRNPAVFPRPERYMPQRWLERKRNFQHLAFGFGVRQCLGRRLAEVEMMLLLHHVLKSFHVETQEKEDVRMAYRFVLMPSSNPHLTFRPVN, from the exons atgaCAATGGCTCTCAGGGTGAGAGCAGAGGTGTGGCTGGCAAGACCCTGGCAGTGCCTGCACAGGACCAGGGCACTGGGCACCACAGCAACACTGGCCCCAAAGACCCTGCAGCCCTTTGAAGCCATACCACAGTACTCCAGGAACAAGTGGCTGAAGATGATACAGATCCTGAGGGAGCAGGGCCAAGAAAACCTACACCTGGAGATGCATCAGGTCTTCCNGGAGCTGGGGCCCATTTTCAG GTACAATATAGGAAAAACACAGATCGTGTTTCTGGCGTTGCCAGAGGATGTTGAGAAGCTGTACCAGGTAGAGAATACACACCCTTGCCGCAAGCTCTTGGAATCCTGGATAGTCCATAGAGAACTCCGTGGCCTGGAACGTGGTGTGTTCTTGCT AAATGGGCCAGAATGGTACTTCAACCGACTGCAGCTGAACCCAAATGTGCTGTCACCAAAAGCCGTTCAAAAATTTGTCCCCTTGGTGGATGGGATAGCAAGGGACTTTTTGGATAACCTGAAGAAGAAAATGCTGGAGAGTGTCCATGGTAGCTTCTCCATGGACTTTCAGTCCAGTGTGTTCAACTATACCATAGAAG CCAGCCACTTTGTTCTTTTTGGGGAGCGGCTGGGCCTCATTGGCCGTGATCTGAACCCTGACAGCCTGAAGTTCCTCCACAACCTACACTCCATGTTCAAAACCACCACACAGCTCTTGTTCTTGCCCAGGAGCCTGACCCAATGGACAAGCACCAGGGCGTGGAAAGAAAACTTAAAGTCCTGGGATTTCATCTCTGAATATG TCACCAAATGTATCAAGACTGTGTATCGAGAGCTGGCAGAGGGTCGTCTACAGTCCTGGAGTGTCATAGCAGAGCTGGTAGCTGAGAGCACTCTGTCAATGGATGCCATCCAGGCTAACTCAATGGAGCTCATTGCTGGAAGTACTGACACG ACAGCAATCCCCTTGGTAATGACACTTTTTGAGCTGGCTCGGAACCCAGATGTTCAGCAGGCCCTGAGGCAGGAGAGCCTGGCAGCTGAGGCCAGCATCGCTGAAAATCCTCAGAAGGCCATGTCAGACCTGCCCTTGCTGAGGGCTGCCCTTAAAGAGACCTTGAG GCTCTATCCTGTTGGTACTTTTCTGGAGAGAATTCTAAGCTCAGACTTGGTGCTTCAGAACTACCATGTCCCTGCTGGG ACATTCCTCAATGTGAATCTGTATTCCATGGGCCGAAACCCTGCAGTGTTCCCAAGGCCTGAACGCTATATGCCTCAGCGCTGGCTGGAGAGGAAAAGGAATTTCCAGCACCTGGCCTTTGGCTTTGGGGTGCGCCAGTGCCTGGGGAGGCGCCTGGCAGAGGTGGAGATGATGCTCCTGCTTCACCAT GTGCTGAAATCCTTCCACGTGGAGACGCAAGAGAAAGAGGATGTGCGGATGGCCTACCGCTTCGTTTTGATGCCCAGCTCCAATCCTCACCTCACTTTCAGGCCTGTCAACTAG
- the LOC110310257 gene encoding cytochrome P450 11B2, mitochondrial isoform X1 gives MAMALRVTAEVWLARPWQCLHRTRALGTTATLAPKTLQPFEAIPQYSRNKWLKMIQILREQGQENLHLEMHQVFRELGPIFRHSIGKTQIVSVMLPEDAEKLHQVESVLPRRMHLEPWVAHRELRGLRRGVFLLNGPEWRLNRLRLNRNVLSPKAVQKFVPMVDMVARDFLETLKEKVLQNARGSLTMDVQQSLFNYTIEASNFALFGERLGLLGHDLSPGSLKFIHALHSMFKSTSQLLFLPKSLTRWTSTRVWKEHFDAWDVISEYANRCIWKVHQELRLGSSQTYSGIVAELISQGALPLDAIKANSMELTAGSVDTTAIPLAMTLFELARNPDVQQALRQESLAAEASIAENPQKAMSDLPLLRAALKETLRLYPVGXFXERILSSDLVLQNYHVPAGTXXXXXLXSMGRNPAVFPRPERYMPQRWLERKRNFQHLAFGFGVRQCLGRRLAEVEMMLLLHHILKTFQVETLRQEDVQMAYRFVLMPSSSPVLTFRPVS, from the exons atggcaATGGCTCTCAGGGTGACAGCAGAGGTGTGGCTGGCAAGACCCTGGCAGTGCCTGCACAGGACCAGGGCACTGGGCACCACAGCAACACTGGCCCCAAAGACCCTGCAGCCCTTTGAAGCCATACCACAGTACTCCAGGAACAAGTGGCTGAAGATGATACAGATCCTGAGGGAGCAGGGCCAAGAAAACCTACACCTGGAGATGCATCAGGTCTTCCGGGAGCTGGGGCCCATTTTCAG GCACAGTATAGGAAAAACACAGATCGTGTCTGTGATGTTGCCAGAGGATGCTGAGAAGTTGCACCAGGTGGAGAGTGTGCTCCCCCGTCGGATGCACCTGGAGCCCTGGGTGGCCCACAGAGAACTTCGTGGCCTGAGACGTGGTGTGTTCTTGCT AAATGGGCCAGAATGGCGTCTCAACCGACTGCGGCTGAACCGAAATGTGCTGTCACCAAAAGCCGTTCAAAAATTTGTCCCCATGGTGGACATGGTAGCAAGGGACTTCTTGGAGACCCTGAAAGAGAAGGTGCTTCAAAATGCTCGTGGGAGCCTTACCATGGATGTCCAGCAAAGCCTCTTCAACTACACTATAGAAG CCAGCAACTTTGCTCTTTTTGGGGAACGGCTAGGCCTCCTTGGCCATGACCTGAGCCCTGGCAGCCTGAAGTTTATCCATGCCCTGCATTCTATGTTCAAGTCCACCTCACAGCTCCTGTTCCTACCCAAGAGCCTGACTCGCTGGACAAGCACTCGGGTGTGGAAAGAACATTTCGATGCCTGGGATGTCATCTCTGAGTATG CCAACAGATGTATCTGGAAGGTGCACCAGGAGCTCAGACTCGGCAGCTCTCAGACCTACAGTGGCATTGTGGCGGAACTAATATCTCAGGGAGCTTTGCCTCTCGACGCCATCAAAGCAAACTCTATGGAGCTCACTGCTGGGAGCGTTGACACG ACAGCAATCCCCTTGGCAATGACACTTTTTGAGCTGGCTCGGAACCCAGATGTTCAGCAGGCCCTGAGGCAGGAGAGCCTGGCAGCTGAGGCCAGCATCGCTGAAAATCCTCAGAAGGCCATGTCAGACCTGCCCTTGCTGAGGGCTGCCCTTAAAGAGACCTTGAG GCTCTATCCTGTTGGTNNNTTTNTGGAGAGAATTCTAAGCTCAGATTTGGTGCTTCAGAACTACCATGTCCCTGCTGGG ACATTNNTCNNNNTNNATCTNTANTCCATGGGCCGAAACCCTGCAGTGTTCCCAAGGCCTGAACGCTATATGCCTCAGCGCTGGCTGGAGAGGAAAAGGAATTTCCAGCACCTGGCCTTTGGCTTTGGGGTGCGCCAGTGCCTGGGGAGGCGCCTGGCAGAGGTGGAGATGATGCTCCTGCTTCACCAT ATACTGAAAACCTTCCAGGTGGAgacactgaggcaagaggatgtgCAGATGGCCTACCGCTTTGTTTTGATGCCCAGCTCCAGCCCTGTCCTCACTTTCCGGCCTGTCAGCTAG
- the LOC110310257 gene encoding cytochrome P450 11B2, mitochondrial isoform X2, giving the protein MALRVTAEVWLARPWQCLHRTRALGTTATLAPKTLQPFEAIPQYSRNKWLKMIQILREQGQENLHLEMHQVFRELGPIFRHSIGKTQIVSVMLPEDAEKLHQVESVLPRRMHLEPWVAHRELRGLRRGVFLLNGPEWRLNRLRLNRNVLSPKAVQKFVPMVDMVARDFLETLKEKVLQNARGSLTMDVQQSLFNYTIEASNFALFGERLGLLGHDLSPGSLKFIHALHSMFKSTSQLLFLPKSLTRWTSTRVWKEHFDAWDVISEYANRCIWKVHQELRLGSSQTYSGIVAELISQGALPLDAIKANSMELTAGSVDTTAIPLAMTLFELARNPDVQQALRQESLAAEASIAENPQKAMSDLPLLRAALKETLRLYPVGXFXERILSSDLVLQNYHVPAGILKTFQVETLRQEDVQMAYRFVLMPSSSPVLTFRPVS; this is encoded by the exons ATGGCTCTCAGGGTGACAGCAGAGGTGTGGCTGGCAAGACCCTGGCAGTGCCTGCACAGGACCAGGGCACTGGGCACCACAGCAACACTGGCCCCAAAGACCCTGCAGCCCTTTGAAGCCATACCACAGTACTCCAGGAACAAGTGGCTGAAGATGATACAGATCCTGAGGGAGCAGGGCCAAGAAAACCTACACCTGGAGATGCATCAGGTCTTCCGGGAGCTGGGGCCCATTTTCAG GCACAGTATAGGAAAAACACAGATCGTGTCTGTGATGTTGCCAGAGGATGCTGAGAAGTTGCACCAGGTGGAGAGTGTGCTCCCCCGTCGGATGCACCTGGAGCCCTGGGTGGCCCACAGAGAACTTCGTGGCCTGAGACGTGGTGTGTTCTTGCT AAATGGGCCAGAATGGCGTCTCAACCGACTGCGGCTGAACCGAAATGTGCTGTCACCAAAAGCCGTTCAAAAATTTGTCCCCATGGTGGACATGGTAGCAAGGGACTTCTTGGAGACCCTGAAAGAGAAGGTGCTTCAAAATGCTCGTGGGAGCCTTACCATGGATGTCCAGCAAAGCCTCTTCAACTACACTATAGAAG CCAGCAACTTTGCTCTTTTTGGGGAACGGCTAGGCCTCCTTGGCCATGACCTGAGCCCTGGCAGCCTGAAGTTTATCCATGCCCTGCATTCTATGTTCAAGTCCACCTCACAGCTCCTGTTCCTACCCAAGAGCCTGACTCGCTGGACAAGCACTCGGGTGTGGAAAGAACATTTCGATGCCTGGGATGTCATCTCTGAGTATG CCAACAGATGTATCTGGAAGGTGCACCAGGAGCTCAGACTCGGCAGCTCTCAGACCTACAGTGGCATTGTGGCGGAACTAATATCTCAGGGAGCTTTGCCTCTCGACGCCATCAAAGCAAACTCTATGGAGCTCACTGCTGGGAGCGTTGACACG ACAGCAATCCCCTTGGCAATGACACTTTTTGAGCTGGCTCGGAACCCAGATGTTCAGCAGGCCCTGAGGCAGGAGAGCCTGGCAGCTGAGGCCAGCATCGCTGAAAATCCTCAGAAGGCCATGTCAGACCTGCCCTTGCTGAGGGCTGCCCTTAAAGAGACCTTGAG GCTCTATCCTGTTGGTNNNTTTNTGGAGAGAATTCTAAGCTCAGATTTGGTGCTTCAGAACTACCATGTCCCTGCTGGG ATACTGAAAACCTTCCAGGTGGAgacactgaggcaagaggatgtgCAGATGGCCTACCGCTTTGTTTTGATGCCCAGCTCCAGCCCTGTCCTCACTTTCCGGCCTGTCAGCTAG
- the LOC110310258 gene encoding cytochrome P450 11B1, mitochondrial-like isoform X2: MALRVRAEVWLARPWQCLHRTRALGTTATLAPKTLQPFEAIPQYSRNKWLKMIQILREQGQENLHLEMHQVFXELGPIFRYNIGKTQIVFLALPEDVEKLYQVENTHPCRKLLESWIVHRELRGLERGVFLLNGPEWYFNRLQLNPNVLSPKAVQKFVPLVDGIARDFLDNLKKKMLESVHGSFSMDFQSSVFNYTIEASHFVLFGERLGLIGRDLNPDSLKFLHNLHSMFKTTTQLLFLPRSLTQWTSTRAWKENLKSWDFISEYVTKCIKTVYRELAEGRLQSWSVIAELVAESTLSMDAIQANSMELIAGSTDTTAIPLVMTLFELARNPDVQQALRQESLAAEASIAENPQKAMSDLPLLRAALKETLRLYPVGTFLERILSSDLVLQNYHVPAGVLKSFHVETQEKEDVRMAYRFVLMPSSNPHLTFRPVN, encoded by the exons ATGGCTCTCAGGGTGAGAGCAGAGGTGTGGCTGGCAAGACCCTGGCAGTGCCTGCACAGGACCAGGGCACTGGGCACCACAGCAACACTGGCCCCAAAGACCCTGCAGCCCTTTGAAGCCATACCACAGTACTCCAGGAACAAGTGGCTGAAGATGATACAGATCCTGAGGGAGCAGGGCCAAGAAAACCTACACCTGGAGATGCATCAGGTCTTCCNGGAGCTGGGGCCCATTTTCAG GTACAATATAGGAAAAACACAGATCGTGTTTCTGGCGTTGCCAGAGGATGTTGAGAAGCTGTACCAGGTAGAGAATACACACCCTTGCCGCAAGCTCTTGGAATCCTGGATAGTCCATAGAGAACTCCGTGGCCTGGAACGTGGTGTGTTCTTGCT AAATGGGCCAGAATGGTACTTCAACCGACTGCAGCTGAACCCAAATGTGCTGTCACCAAAAGCCGTTCAAAAATTTGTCCCCTTGGTGGATGGGATAGCAAGGGACTTTTTGGATAACCTGAAGAAGAAAATGCTGGAGAGTGTCCATGGTAGCTTCTCCATGGACTTTCAGTCCAGTGTGTTCAACTATACCATAGAAG CCAGCCACTTTGTTCTTTTTGGGGAGCGGCTGGGCCTCATTGGCCGTGATCTGAACCCTGACAGCCTGAAGTTCCTCCACAACCTACACTCCATGTTCAAAACCACCACACAGCTCTTGTTCTTGCCCAGGAGCCTGACCCAATGGACAAGCACCAGGGCGTGGAAAGAAAACTTAAAGTCCTGGGATTTCATCTCTGAATATG TCACCAAATGTATCAAGACTGTGTATCGAGAGCTGGCAGAGGGTCGTCTACAGTCCTGGAGTGTCATAGCAGAGCTGGTAGCTGAGAGCACTCTGTCAATGGATGCCATCCAGGCTAACTCAATGGAGCTCATTGCTGGAAGTACTGACACG ACAGCAATCCCCTTGGTAATGACACTTTTTGAGCTGGCTCGGAACCCAGATGTTCAGCAGGCCCTGAGGCAGGAGAGCCTGGCAGCTGAGGCCAGCATCGCTGAAAATCCTCAGAAGGCCATGTCAGACCTGCCCTTGCTGAGGGCTGCCCTTAAAGAGACCTTGAG GCTCTATCCTGTTGGTACTTTTCTGGAGAGAATTCTAAGCTCAGACTTGGTGCTTCAGAACTACCATGTCCCTGCTGGG GTGCTGAAATCCTTCCACGTGGAGACGCAAGAGAAAGAGGATGTGCGGATGGCCTACCGCTTCGTTTTGATGCCCAGCTCCAATCCTCACCTCACTTTCAGGCCTGTCAACTAG